One Streptomyces sp. B21-105 genomic region harbors:
- a CDS encoding glutamate decarboxylase gives MPLHKGPSKSDGRPLSVNPFYGEADPVSGMIESPPKHRLPDGPTPPAAAYQLVHDELMLDGNARLNLATFVTTWMEPQAGVLMAECRDKNMIDKDEYPRTAELERRCVAMLADLWNAPDPSVAVGCSTTGSSEACMLAGMALKRRWSKRAGGRYPGARPNLVMGVNVQVCWEKFCNFWEVEARMVPMEGERFHLDPRAAAELCDENTIGVVGVLGSTFDGSYEPIADLCAALDALQERTGLDVPVHVDGASGAMIAPFLDEDLVWDFRLLRVASINTSGHKYGLVYPGVGWALWRDNEALPEELVFRVNYLGGDMPTFALNFSRPGAQVVAQYYTLLRLGRAGFRAVQQTTRDVARGIADRVEALGDFRLLTRGDELPVFAFTTAPGVDSYDVFDVSRRLRESGWLVPAYTFPPNREDLSVLRIVCRNGFSEDLADLFVEALSRLLPELRRQSAPRTRDRSAATGFHH, from the coding sequence ATGCCGTTGCACAAAGGTCCCTCGAAGTCCGACGGGCGTCCCCTGTCCGTCAACCCCTTCTACGGCGAGGCCGATCCGGTCAGCGGCATGATCGAGTCGCCGCCCAAGCACCGGCTGCCGGACGGCCCGACGCCACCGGCGGCGGCGTATCAACTGGTGCACGACGAGCTGATGCTGGACGGCAACGCACGGCTCAACCTCGCCACCTTCGTCACCACCTGGATGGAGCCGCAGGCCGGGGTGCTGATGGCGGAGTGCCGCGACAAGAACATGATCGACAAGGACGAGTACCCGCGCACCGCCGAGCTGGAGCGGCGCTGCGTGGCGATGCTGGCCGACCTGTGGAACGCGCCCGACCCGTCGGTGGCCGTGGGGTGTTCGACGACCGGGTCGAGCGAGGCGTGCATGCTCGCCGGGATGGCGCTGAAACGGCGGTGGTCCAAGCGCGCCGGGGGCCGCTACCCGGGTGCCCGACCCAACCTCGTGATGGGCGTCAACGTCCAGGTCTGCTGGGAGAAGTTCTGCAACTTCTGGGAGGTGGAGGCCCGCATGGTCCCCATGGAGGGCGAGCGCTTCCACCTCGACCCGCGGGCCGCGGCCGAGCTGTGCGACGAGAACACCATCGGCGTCGTCGGTGTCCTCGGCTCCACCTTCGACGGCTCCTACGAACCGATCGCGGATCTCTGCGCGGCCCTCGACGCTCTTCAGGAGCGCACCGGACTCGACGTCCCGGTGCACGTCGACGGCGCGTCCGGGGCGATGATCGCGCCCTTCCTCGACGAGGACCTGGTGTGGGACTTCCGCCTCCTGCGTGTGGCGTCCATCAACACCTCGGGGCACAAGTACGGGCTGGTGTACCCGGGCGTCGGCTGGGCGCTGTGGCGCGACAACGAGGCACTGCCGGAGGAACTGGTCTTCCGGGTGAACTACCTGGGCGGCGACATGCCGACCTTCGCCCTCAACTTCTCGCGGCCGGGCGCCCAGGTCGTCGCGCAGTACTACACGCTGCTGCGGCTGGGCCGGGCGGGCTTCCGGGCGGTGCAGCAGACCACGCGGGACGTGGCCCGGGGCATCGCCGACCGGGTGGAGGCGCTCGGCGACTTCCGGCTTCTCACCCGGGGCGACGAGCTGCCGGTCTTCGCCTTCACGACGGCCCCGGGCGTGGACTCGTACGACGTCTTCGACGTCTCGCGGCGGCTGCGCGAGAGCGGCTGGCTGGTACCCGCGTACACGTTCCCGCCGAACCGGGAGGACCTGTCGGTCCTGCGGATCGTGTGCAGGAACGGCTTCTCGGAGGACCTCGCCGACCTGTTCGTGGAGGCCCTGTCCCGCCTGCTGCCGGAACTGCGCCGGCAGTCGGCGCCGCGGACCCGGGACAGGTCCGCGGCGACCGGCTTCCACCACTGA
- a CDS encoding ABC transporter permease: protein MTRRELAHWARRPGRLAVGFVFPVMLLLMFGYLIGGGRGVGGAYLDYLMPGMLALTMAFGLEGTMVAVTQDLDKGVVDRFRAMPTADGAVLVGRSAADMLQSAVSLAVLTVVGLALGWRPQGGPGAFLGALGLLLLFRFAMLWVGIYLALVAGRPEMVQTVQILVWPIGFLSNALAAPTSMPDWLGTAVEWNPMSRTATAVRDLFGGAGADPAHVWPAVGWPLALLAVFFPLAVRKFARMSH, encoded by the coding sequence ATGACCCGCCGTGAGCTCGCCCACTGGGCACGCCGGCCGGGCCGGCTGGCCGTCGGGTTCGTCTTCCCGGTGATGCTGCTGCTGATGTTCGGCTACCTGATCGGCGGCGGCCGCGGGGTCGGCGGCGCCTACCTCGACTACCTGATGCCCGGCATGCTCGCGCTCACCATGGCCTTCGGCCTGGAGGGCACGATGGTCGCCGTCACCCAGGACCTCGACAAGGGCGTCGTGGACCGCTTCCGCGCGATGCCGACGGCCGACGGCGCGGTTCTGGTGGGCCGCTCGGCGGCCGACATGCTCCAGTCGGCCGTGAGCCTGGCCGTGCTGACCGTCGTCGGCCTGGCGCTCGGCTGGCGCCCCCAGGGCGGACCGGGCGCCTTCCTGGGCGCGCTGGGCCTTCTCCTCCTGTTCCGCTTCGCGATGCTGTGGGTCGGCATCTATCTGGCGCTGGTGGCAGGGAGGCCGGAGATGGTGCAGACCGTGCAGATCCTCGTCTGGCCGATCGGCTTCCTCTCCAACGCCCTGGCCGCGCCCACGTCCATGCCCGACTGGCTGGGCACGGCCGTCGAGTGGAACCCGATGTCCCGGACGGCGACCGCGGTGCGCGACCTGTTCGGCGGCGCGGGCGCGGACCCGGCCCACGTGTGGCCGGCCGTGGGCTGGCCGCTGGCCCTGTTGGCGGTCTTCTTCCCACTGGCGGTACGGAAGTTCGCCCGCATGAGCCACTGA